From Punica granatum isolate Tunisia-2019 chromosome 1, ASM765513v2, whole genome shotgun sequence:
CAATTGGGTCACAGTAATTCTGGCAAAGAACTCGGTCACTGACTTCCACATTCTACTATACAAACAAAGGAGGATAACCCACACAAAAACTCGAACCCCTGAGATTCAAGTTCTGAGCTTTGACATTCAATCATACAAATTATCGACCGCACATGAAGAAATCAAACGGGTCGGACAGGAAGAATTTGTCTGCTCGAAAGACTCACTCGTTCGAAGAAGAGGGCCCAGCTGAACGCCCTCTTGACGTTGTGAGCGTCCCACTGAGCTACAAGTCCAGAAGATTGATACCCAGAAGACAGAATCAGTATATCGAAAAACCCTTTCACAAGCTTCACCATCTCTTCCAATCCGATCTCCGGATGGTTCCATCCCATCGTTGCTTCGACGCACCAAAGGGGacctttctctctcctctgaTTCTTCTTCCAGTGCTTCGATGGTGAAGGATGGAGGTGACCAAAGAGATACACAGAGAAAGGGTCGAAGCAATTTCAATGTCCGATCGAGAAATCTCCGATCCGCTGTCGGAATTTTCCCGCCAAGAGTAGGCGCTGCGCTCGACACTATTGTATTCGGCTTCGGAAAACATTTTCGAAATGTCATTTCGGGGAAAATGGttacttttcttctttcgAAAACATATTTTAGGGAAGTCATTTTCCGGGAAAACAATTTCTCTAAGTAACGGATCCGTTTgggtcaatttttaaaattttaacctTTAACATTAACTCTactcaataatataattattattattttcttcaatttttttaatcatttaatttaatttttaatactaaattctctcactattcattactttttcatacttttttctcataattcaacaacacaatcattgcaacccaattaaaatcaaaacttaactctacttaactctaaaaccaaatacatCGTTCGACTTTGGAGTTATTTCTGAAAAATTACGCGTTCTCCCTGACCGTCGATGATGATCATGTTGATTCTCAAATGTGCGTAGTTGCCATGTTCCGAGGTCTTCGCTTTTATCGGGACAACATACAAGCTGAGATCATATATACCAAGGTTCCCAACACATTTCCAATCATCCTGCCAAATGCGTTTGTTTACCTTGAGCTTGCAAAACTCGAAGCTCTTTACTCGGAGATGTTTCATCCACGACGACGTTCATAGAGCAACttatttatattcattttccATGTCTCATACATCGGTGAGGTTGGCGAAAGATCGAAATGCAGCAAAGCTCATTCGAACCGACTATTCAGCTTTCTCATTCTCCATTACTATCTACTGCAAGGTGTGCTAGAAAGGGTTTCACTGGACAATCATACTACACTATACGTTGCAACAGAGAACTAATAACTATCTATACTTCTCCATGCTTTTTATTGGAAAGCCGATGCTTCGTTTCAAGGTCCGATCAGATGGATTGCTTTCACCCCATCTTCTGTTGGAATTGCAGAAAAATGGATTATGTCTTCGAATCGTTTCCAACAAGATCCTTTTACTTGATCCGGGAGATCAAGAACCAGTAGAAGCTACAAACCCTTCATGGTGAGCTGTAAGTCGTGTCACTGCGGGGCTGCTGGCATTCAGAGCTTCATATTGTTCACCCTCCTCCTCCGCTTCCCAAAGAAAACCCGCATATGCCGCGTGAACATGACTATAAAACAATGACATATAGATGGTAAGGTAAATCAGATACCTGAAATAGAAGTTACAGAACTACGGAGATGGAGATAACTACTGTTAGACGTTACGCCTAAGTAAGAATGTTTCATTAGCTACGGTCAAATACCTGTCCTCAGGGGAAGCTTGAGCTGCACGTTCGAAGTAGCTCATTGCTCGTTCCTTATCTCGATGGAACTCCCATACGAGCTTGGCGTACTGGGAGAGGAGCTCCCCATCTTGAGGATCTGCTAGTATGGCTCGAGAATAGTACTCATCtgctctctcggcttctccttTGGTCTGTAGTATACAGATAAATCATCTTAGTTAAAACAACGCATTCAGTTTAATCTCATAAAGACTTTGGTACAGTGAACAGAACATCACAACAAGCGAACAGACGCTAGTATAATCGATATATCAGAGTTTACCTGATGTAGGAACTGAGCATAGTTCCTGAGGAACAGAGGATTGTTCGGATTCTCCTTCACCATTTTCTTGTAATATTCCTCAACCCCGTGATTCTCTTGCCCATCTCCTCCATAGTTAACCAGACAAGATCCGTCACCGCCGCCACAACCACCATACCCACCAACCTGATCGATGCCAATCCCGAGCCCTTTGGCAAGAAACATCTCGTTACCTTCAAAAGCGCATGGACCTGCTTCACCTTTAACATCCAATTGGCCCTCATTCAGGGCCATTCTCGGTTTTCCCATCTCTGGATCTTCAGACTCGTCCCTTTCATCCTCGCTGTAATCGATTTcgctctcttcttcttcatcttcatacCCGCCTCTTGTACCATACAAAGAGAAGGATGGTATAGTCTGCAACACCGAGCCACTCCTCGGTCGGGCCCGGGGAAACTTCCTAGCTTGGTAGGGCTCGCTGAAATGATCGTCCTCATTCGTATCTGATGCAACCAACTCCTCCAAGTTGCCTTCCGACTGTGCCCGGCGGAAGCCTTTACAGGCTGTATCGACAATGGAAGGAGAGATAGGAGACGAGGTGCAGGAGAATGTGGGGGCATGAAAGGCGGAGAGCTTCTGGTGGTGATGGCCGAAGATGGCCGTCTGCGAGTGCTTCCCAGCAGCCTCATGGTGGCCATGGCCGGGGCCGGGGCTCTCCGAGTGGGATGAGAGGAGGGAGCCAAGGACCGGCGTTGAAGAGCTCCTTAACATCATCACCTTTCCAAAAGCACTTGACGAGATTACTACTTTTCTGTGGCTGTTACGTGCTTCCTAAAGGGCTGCAGCTGCCCTCATTTAAAGATTTTAATGAAGTCATGATATTTATAGGAGAAAACTCTATAATACACGATGTTCACTTCGACGGCTCTCGgttttcctaaatatataattgttttaCCATAAATAACCGACTGTATTATGAGGATTTATTCTTACGGACTAAGCTGTCTGATCTGACTCGAGATAGAATTCTTGCAATACCCTTTGCAGAAACAACATAAAGATCCAAATCGATTGATTCTAGAGAATACATGGGTTGTGAAAATCGATTCGACTCTAAGGGTGTGATTGATGCGCATTAAACATCATGTCGCGGGCAAGCATGGCATGCATGTGATGTTGCGTTTTATGGTCCGACTCCAACCGTGGAAAAGGTAGTGATAAAGTGCAGACGATCATTGGAAGAGATTGGGTGGAAGAAAACATTCCACGGTGGCAGcaacttttcctttttgtttcttAGGAAAACTGGGAAAATATCATTTTCCATCTCTTTACCGTGACTCCATAAACACATTTATCATTCACAAGTTAAAGGAAGACAAGGTCTGTATCCACCTTCGTCGAACGAAGGGATGCATCTAAAACTCGGGATTCAAAACAGTCGAAATCAAGTAAGTCGAATACATTTGTGCATAACAGAAGAGGCAAAGACAGAAAGCTTACATGCAGAGAAGGTTTTCTGAACACTTGGAAGCAGAAGCGGAGGGACAACTGAATACAAAAACTGAGGGTAGGTCTCTTCTGCAAGACAAGGTACTTACAAAcgatatacatacatacatacatacctATATGTGTATAGTTGGCATGCAAGTATATGCTACAATAGATGCTCAGTTTCAGTTTTCAGAGccaaattcaattcaacttgGAAGGCTCACAACTCATTGCTGATTTGGCTTCTAACTGACCAGGCCTCTCCTTCCTGGAAATCCTTTCCTAGAGGTGGAGGAAGACTGACCTCACATCTAGTCCCCTTCCGCTCCCACCTCTCTTgtgaaaaatattcattttcgCAAGAGGCCATTGTGGACCGTACACGTGTCGTGGAAATATTTTCACATGagaacaaaaggaaaattcaaggGTGtggaaaaatttattgaacGAGCACGAGAAAATGAATAATGTCATGTTGCATATGTGCATACGTAAACGCATTTACGTAGTGATAACAGTGGACAAGTACATAAACCATCACATGCAAAAACACAGCATTAACCATCCGTTTGAAGAAAACTGACGGACCCAAAGTGCTGGTCAAGCACGGACAAGTACATAAACCAGCACAGGCAAAATCTCAGCTTTAACCATCCGTTCGAAGAAAACTGACGAAGCCAAAGTGCTTGTCAAGCACATATAGATCAAGCTCAAGGGCAAGGTTCCTCTACAAAGATCAGATCCAGTCTGCGTGTGAGAGAGAAGCATGACAACAATGTGAATTGTTGTAGGAGAAACAGTACTCGCCACCAAAAGAGATATTCACTCATAAAGAGAATGAGTGAGTCGCTTCCGCTGACTCGATAAATTTATTATGGATTATCATTATCTCGGATTACGTATACAACCAATCTGCTGACTGATCCAGTCATACACAGCAAAACTACCACAAAATTTGTCTGATGACACATCAGCTTTGCTCAAGATTTCATTTAAATAATGCATACTTTCTTGTAAACTAAGCAATAGAATGACTCTAAAATCTAAGAAAGACCTCCACTTTTTCTCAGGAGTGTATATAATTGAAAACGTTTTCTTGAACTAGCTGTTCTCTCCAACTACTTTCGTAGGGCAGCCATTTGTACAGGCAGTGGGAGGTGAAGGGAGGTCATCCATAATTGTCATGCGAAAAGTTCGGAGTTTCTCCTCATTTTCGGGAACGTGAAGGAGTGCTTCCATTATTAAAATCTCCCAGTCACGAGGACGAAGATAAGATAACCAGCTATCATCTGTAATACCAGCAGAAACAAAAGATAAATGGATGGACTGAAAAACTTTCTCCAAGACTAATTAAATTATGGAATTTAGTATTCAACCACGAACCCAATATCTGGAAAATTTCAAGTAGCAAGGGACTCGGCCAATACTGTATAAGAACCATTTTGGTCAAAGAGTACCGCAGATTTACATGAAGAACCAAGTGGATTTGAAAATGGGATGTGAGAATCATATACTGACCTCCATTCCTGACTGCCTTGAGCTGGAGGATTCCATTACCCTGTGGGCCTGACACAGGAAATGTGCAAGACGCTGAATGCCTCTTATGAGCGACGGCAAGAGTAGCATTGTACCATGGACCCTTCTCGATAGGTTCCCCAAGGGCATCCCTTAGTCCCTGGTTCTGACTTGCTTTCTCCATAGCTTTGCTGAATATTAGTTTCCAAATATGCCAACAATAATTAGTACAATCTCCAAGGTGGCAACCAAGCATTTGTCGAGTATGAATTAGCCCATCCATGCTCATGGACCATAGATTGACTTGCCCAAAACATCATGCATAATCTAGTGCATTGAAAATAGCCATTTGTTTCTCCTTAAATGATCCTCTAGGTCGTATAAAGTTTTGCTATAATTCTCaacttttcttaattaaaacaaacaaaaacatCGAATGGCCAAGCCTCCTTAAACATCAATTGAGATCATTCCCTAACCTGACAAGTACTCGAACCAACCTGATCAAACTCTAGATGACACACCAAGAAAACAATTCCAACTCCTCACAGAAATGGTGTTAATAAGGGGGGAGAGAGATCTGTAGGTACCTGCTACATGCGCGATAAATAGCCAGATCGTCAAGAGCGCTCAGAGCAACTCCACCAGTGACCGTGATCAATACGAACGACACGGCCTTACGAATAAAATTGCTCTTACCCTCATCCACAGGCTGCGCAGTACTACTGCAAATAACACaaattcaatcaatcaaaaaAAATCAGCCAGCAGGTCTATATCAAGAATTCCCAAAGTTCAGTGAACTCCTTCGCGAAACAAGATTACAGCAAAGTGACAACTTTTTGCTTTTCTCCATCACATCCTTATGATATATTGCTTCATAACTAATTATTCATAAACCAAACATCTGAAATATCTTCCTCGATCATTCCGAGTATTCTGACCCACCGGCAATACAGTATTTCGAGCTCGCAATGAGATTCGCCATCATATAATATACCGTAGAGCTGAACATAAGCTCACAAACCcaaaatgcaattttttttgctcaaatcatttaaaaaaaaagatttattttaattgcatAGAAAATGCAACACCAAGAACAATATAGCGAACCGAGGCGTAATTCAATGTCGGTGCCTGaccccaaaaatatatatatatatacttgcaACATGAAGGATAATTCCATGagggaaaaaattaaagacaGCGATAGAACTCACCTAGAGAACTGAAGCTTAGGGAAGACCTTCAATTGGTTGGCGACTGCCTTCCGGGCGAGCATTTCTCCCCCTCACTGGAGCTGGGCCAACAGAAGAAACACTATTTCAGCGGCAAAGCAAGCTGAGAATGAGGAGAAGGCTTCGAGCAGAAGCCTTCGCCGGAGATCCCCACCGACCGGCGATGAGAGGATGGGACGCTCTTGAGGTCTGCAGGGTTTGAGACCTGAGGTTTTGCTGTCAGAGGGCCAAGGCCCAAGGACTACGTTCCTTCCTTCCTTAGAGGTCCAATCTGAACCGGATTTGGAGGTTAAACCAATAGCAAGCCATAGATACCTTGCCCGGTCCGGTCGGACCAGTGGGAAACCAAATGCAATAAGAAGCCAAACGAGCACGTCGCTATCTATGTCACGGAAT
This genomic window contains:
- the LOC116212329 gene encoding uncharacterized protein LOC116212329; this translates as MYVCMYIVCKYLVLQKRPTLSFCIQLSLRFCFQVFRKPSLHVMMLRSSSTPVLGSLLSSHSESPGPGHGHHEAAGKHSQTAIFGHHHQKLSAFHAPTFSCTSSPISPSIVDTACKGFRRAQSEGNLEELVASDTNEDDHFSEPYQARKFPRARPRSGSVLQTIPSFSLYGTRGGYEDEEEESEIDYSEDERDESEDPEMGKPRMALNEGQLDVKGEAGPCAFEGNEMFLAKGLGIGIDQVGGYGGCGGGDGSCLVNYGGDGQENHGVEEYYKKMVKENPNNPLFLRNYAQFLHQTKGEAERADEYYSRAILADPQDGELLSQYAKLVWEFHRDKERAMSYFERAAQASPEDSHVHAAYAGFLWEAEEEGEQYEALNASSPAVTRLTAHHEGFVASTGS
- the LOC116212337 gene encoding uncharacterized protein LOC116212337 isoform X1, whose product is MLARKAVANQLKVFPKLQFSSSTAQPVDEGKSNFIRKAVSFVLITVTGGVALSALDDLAIYRACSSKAMEKASQNQGLRDALGEPIEKGPWYNATLAVAHKRHSASCTFPVSGPQGNGILQLKAVRNGDDSWLSYLRPRDWEILIMEALLHVPENEEKLRTFRMTIMDDLPSPPTACTNGCPTKVVGENS
- the LOC116212337 gene encoding uncharacterized protein LOC116212337 isoform X2 produces the protein MLARKAVANQLKVFPKLQFSSTAQPVDEGKSNFIRKAVSFVLITVTGGVALSALDDLAIYRACSSKAMEKASQNQGLRDALGEPIEKGPWYNATLAVAHKRHSASCTFPVSGPQGNGILQLKAVRNGDDSWLSYLRPRDWEILIMEALLHVPENEEKLRTFRMTIMDDLPSPPTACTNGCPTKVVGENS